A segment of the Streptomyces sp. NBC_01235 genome:
AGCTGCGCCGCTGCTGGTCGCCATTGGTGAGCCAGGCGGTTCGCACTTGCGGCCCGTAGGGAACCGCCATGCCGACAAGCTTGCGGACACGTGTCGCGTCGAGGCTCGCCGCGGCGTACGCCGCCCGAGCACCGAGGTCGTGACCGACGAGATCCGCCCGATCGCGCCCGAGCGCTTCGATCAGGTCCAGGACGTCCTGCCCGGTCGCTGACGCGCGATAGGAGCCGTCGGGCGCCGCGCCATCGGGCCAGTATCCGCGCTGTGCGGGAGCGACCGCCCAGTAGCCGTCCCTTGCGAGGCGGTCGAGCATCCCTGCCCAGGAGCCGGCATGGTCGGGAAATCCGTGAAGGCACAGGACGAGCGGCCCGCTGCCGGCCTCCAGGATCGGAACTTCCAGTCCGCCTGTCCGGATCGTCCGACCACGGATGCCGTTACCGGCCGAGGACCCACCTGTCGTCGAGTCCTTGCCGGACGGATGCGTCGGCGGTCGCTGTGTCTCGGGTGCCATGCGTTCAACCTCCAGGCCGCTTTCGCGGCGTCGCGGGCCGGCAGGCCCGGACCGAGTAGTGAGCCCTGATGTCGTCGAGCGCGGCCACGGCGACGTCACGCAGGTTGACCTCGGGCGCATCGAGATCCCTCAGAGGGCAACAACCGTAAGACTTTCACTTATTTCAACTCAAGCGAAAGCGATGTTCACTGCTGAAAGGAGCAGACTCGCTGTGCTGATGTCGCTGGAGCTCCCCCGCCAGGCGACCGACTCGGACGGCCGCTACAACCCGGTGGTACGGACACGCTGACGGGCCCGGTGGGCACGCAGGTTCTCGGGGTTGCCGCAGGTCTTGGTGGAGTGCCATACACCGCTGTTGTTGCGGGAGCGGTCGAAGAACGCCGTTGTGCAGCGCGTATTGCGGCAGACCTTGAGTCGGCGCCAGGTGTCCGCCTGCTGAGCCTGGAACACCTCGAGCAGCACCAGGGCGGCCACATACCGCCAGCCCTGGCCGCGAGGCTCCAGAACAGCCCGTCCGTTGCGGTCCATCCGCACGGCCGCCGCCGCGACATGCACGGCGGGCGAGGCGGTCTGGTCGCCGGCGTCCGTGACGTCGTCGTGTCGTGAGGCGAGAAGCCGCCGCAACTCGGCACGCAAGCCGCGCAGTTCCTCGAGATCACTCTCGGCGAGAGGAACCTGTGCGGCGACCTGCCCCCTCTCCTGCGCCCAGCAGTCCAGCGCCTGATCGACCCAGGCCTGCGCGTCAGAGAGGCCGTCCAGGAGATCGGCCGCCCGGGGTCGGCCGGCGGAAATGGTGTTGAGCAGGTCATGCACGAGCGCCAGCCCGACCGGTGCCGGTTCGACCTCGTACCGCGTGGACGCGGACCACACCATGGCCCTGCCTCCCTTTCGCTGATCGTCCGGCTCTACCGACATGACCGTGACCGTTTGGCCGCTGACTCAGGGTACGACACCTTCGCCCCCTTGAAGGGAAAGGAGCTAAAGGCTTAAGGTCCTTTCATCTCGATTGGTGACGCAGCCACACGAAGGGGCCCCTCATGAGCTCGTCCGGCCACCAGCGCCCCCGCCCGAGGCGGGCTCGGCGGCGCCGATCGCCGACCACACGCCGTCGCCCAGGTGACGCAGGTACGACCCGGGCATGGGGGCGCCCCGGGTCCTCCCACCACCCCCGCGCTGACGGCCTACGAACGAGCAACAGCACGCCTCCCATCCCCCACAGTCCGCCCCGGACTGGTTCCGCGAGCACCTCACCCGACCGACGGCGAGCCCGCCCGCACCGTCCCGAGCCAAGGAAGTCCCATGTCCGTTCTCACCCACTCCCTCGACGGCGACGTCGCCACGATCGTCCTCGACAATCCCCCGCAGAACCGGTTCGCACCCGAGTTCACCCAGGAGCTCAGCGACATCGTCGACGCCATCACGCGCAGCCCGGCCCGCGCCGTCGTGCTGCGCGCCGAGGGACCCGACTTCAGTTACGGCGGCGACTTCCGGCCATGGCTCGACGCCGACCGCACCAGCCTGCGAGCCGACTTCGACCAGGTCATGAGCGTGGTCAACCGGTTCGAACAGCTCCCGATCCCGGTCGTGGCCGCGGTCCAGGGGCTGTGCTTCGGCGGCGGCTTCGAACTCGCGCTGCGCGCCGACATCATCCTCGCCGGTGAGAGCGCCCGCTTCGGCCATCCCGAGCAGTCGCTCGGCATCGTCACCCTCCTCGGCGGGATCCACCGCGTGGCCGAACGGGCCGGCCGGGCCCGCGCCTACGAATGGGCACTGACCTCCGAGCAGGTACCCGCCACGGTCATGGCTCAGGCCGGCGTCATCAACCGCGTCGTCCCCGACGACGAACTCCGCGCCGAAGCCGAGGCCTTCGCCCAAAAGATCGCCGCGGGCCCCACCCGGGCACACGTCGTACACAAGGCGCTGCTGCGCTCCTGGGCCACAGGCGGCATCCCCGCCGCCGACCAGCACCTGTTCGACCTCGCCGTCCCGCTCTACGAGACCGAGGACGTCAAGGACGGCCTGGCCTCCGCCGCCAAGGCCCTCAAGGAGGGGCGCCCCCGCCCCGTACTGCCCTTCAAGGGCCGCTGAGCCGCAACTCCCCCCACACTCACCAAGGGACATCACATGATCATCGACTCCGCCGACCTGGACGCGAAGTCCGCCTACAAGCTGCTCATCGGCAGCGTCATCCCTCGCCCCATCGCCTGGGTGAGCACCCTGTCCACCGAGGGCGTGGGCAACCTGGCCCCCATCTCCTTCTTCACGGTCGTCGGGCGCAAGCCGCCCCGGATCTCGCTGTCGATCCAGCCGCGCTCGGACGGGGTCACGCTCAAGGACAGCTTCGTCAACATCCGGGACACCCGCGAGTTCGTCGCCAACATGGCCACCCTGCCGCAGATCAACGGGCTCAACCGCAGCGCCTTCGAGTTCGAGCCCGACGTCGACGAGTTCGACGCGGTCGGTCTCGAGAAGGTGCCGTCGGAAGCCGTCCGCCCGCCGCGCATCAAGGGGGCGCCCATCGCGTTCGAGTGCACCGTCGAGCACATCTTCTCGTCACCCGACGGACTCAACAACGTCGTCTGGGGCAACGTGGAGCGCTTCTACA
Coding sequences within it:
- a CDS encoding enoyl-CoA hydratase/isomerase family protein, which translates into the protein MSVLTHSLDGDVATIVLDNPPQNRFAPEFTQELSDIVDAITRSPARAVVLRAEGPDFSYGGDFRPWLDADRTSLRADFDQVMSVVNRFEQLPIPVVAAVQGLCFGGGFELALRADIILAGESARFGHPEQSLGIVTLLGGIHRVAERAGRARAYEWALTSEQVPATVMAQAGVINRVVPDDELRAEAEAFAQKIAAGPTRAHVVHKALLRSWATGGIPAADQHLFDLAVPLYETEDVKDGLASAAKALKEGRPRPVLPFKGR
- a CDS encoding alpha/beta fold hydrolase — encoded protein: MAPETQRPPTHPSGKDSTTGGSSAGNGIRGRTIRTGGLEVPILEAGSGPLVLCLHGFPDHAGSWAGMLDRLARDGYWAVAPAQRGYWPDGAAPDGSYRASATGQDVLDLIEALGRDRADLVGHDLGARAAYAAASLDATRVRKLVGMAVPYGPQVRTAWLTNGDQQRRSWYMFFFQTALAEPAVELDDFAFIDRLWREWSPGYELPETERAALKETLRAPGVVTEILGYYRQLFTPPADEAARALEARASGAITVPSLYLHGADDNCFSVEVSDGMDAVFKNGLERVVVPGAGHFLHLEQPRTVADHVLGFLNN
- a CDS encoding CGNR zinc finger domain-containing protein, producing the protein MVWSASTRYEVEPAPVGLALVHDLLNTISAGRPRAADLLDGLSDAQAWVDQALDCWAQERGQVAAQVPLAESDLEELRGLRAELRRLLASRHDDVTDAGDQTASPAVHVAAAAVRMDRNGRAVLEPRGQGWRYVAALVLLEVFQAQQADTWRRLKVCRNTRCTTAFFDRSRNNSGVWHSTKTCGNPENLRAHRARQRVRTTGL
- a CDS encoding flavin reductase family protein; protein product: MIIDSADLDAKSAYKLLIGSVIPRPIAWVSTLSTEGVGNLAPISFFTVVGRKPPRISLSIQPRSDGVTLKDSFVNIRDTREFVANMATLPQINGLNRSAFEFEPDVDEFDAVGLEKVPSEAVRPPRIKGAPIAFECTVEHIFSSPDGLNNVVWGNVERFYIRDDLYVGGRIDFGAIAPVGRLAAEYTLVDNAFETPIDAEVVEERAGRRMVRLDRKDTHYSPIDTDAWSPSGSTTSLD